A part of Acropora palmata chromosome 8, jaAcrPala1.3, whole genome shotgun sequence genomic DNA contains:
- the LOC141890729 gene encoding uncharacterized protein LOC141890729, protein FDSQWFGKRGISWHFSAVIHLANHPDCQCTTTSMYGFKIHTYIVVLDSCKQNWFAVSCILGEVLSVVKASHPTVTQAKVRSENPGCYHCTALLTTINSSSNRSGIEVKRYDFSEPQAGKDLCDGNIAPCKERLRNYVSENHNIENARDIKEALESPPAMDCTREAVCKIDSSKVCPSMANNKITGILRFNIFSYDEAGVRVWQAYGIGEGVYFDEFEAKLEARGDGEWSAAVEKQRKQAKPRSNGSTTDPGSTYSCLDPACILTFDSIQDAEDHMDTGEHVFTPENEKIYDTVKRQWAAVSTTVKGKNEKIGEAAYGDGQGSGATKGWALKKQKAAVRILPDVKSYLTHVFNEGTRQDKAKLAVIAEEIKRKFSREEWLETQTIKGFFFCLAEEQKGQVVEEEFFDADGQESRALEREALLQELVDETQ, encoded by the coding sequence TTTGACTCTCAATGGTTTGGCAAGCGTGGCATCAGCTGGCATTTTTCTGCAGTTATCCATCTGGCAAACCATCCTGACTGCCAGTGTACAACTACCAGTATGTATGGTTTCAAGATCCACACCTATATTGTGGTTTTAGATTCATGCAAGCAGAACTGGTTTGCAGTGTCATGCATACTAGGGGAGGTACTGTCAGTAGTGAAGGCAAGCCACCCCACCGTAACACAGGCAAAAGTCAGGAGTGAGAATCCGGGCTGTTATCACTGTACGGCCCTTCTGACCACTATCAACAGTAGCAGCAACAGAAGTGGAATTGAAGTGAAGAGATACGACTTTTCGGAACCTCAAGCCGGAAAAGATCTGTGCGATGGAAATATTGCGCCCTGTAAAGAACGATTGAGAAATTATGTGTCTGAGAACCACAACATAGAAAATGCCCGTGACATCAAGGAAGCCCTGGAATCACCACCTGCTATGGATTGTACTAGAGAAGCCGTTTGCAAAATCGACTCGAGCAAAGTATGCCCTAGTATGGCAAACAATAAGATTACTGGTATCTTGAGgtttaacattttttcctaTGATGAGGCTGGCGTAAGGGTCTGGCAAGCGTACGGAATCGGTGAAGGAGTGTATTTTGATGAATTTGAAGCTAAACTCGAGGCTCGAGGGGATGGGGAGTGGTCGGCTGCAGTCGAGAAGCAGAGAAAACAGGCAAAACCCAGGTCAAATGGAAGCACAACAGATCCTGGTAGCACCTACTCGTGCTTGGATCCTGCATGTATCCTGACTTTTGATTCAATTCAAGATGCAGAGGACCATATGGATACAGGTGAACATGTGTTTACTCCGGAGAATGAGAAGATATACGATACGGTGAAAAGGCAGTGGGCAGCAGTTTCGACAACAGTAAAGGGAAAGAATGAGAAGATAGGGGAGGCGGCATATGGAGATGGACAAGGATCGGGGGCTACAAAAGGCTGGGCActtaaaaaacagaaagctgCTGTAAGGATATTACCAGACGTGAAAAGCTATCTCACGCACGTATTCAATGAAGGGACCAGGCAAGATAAAGCAAAGCTGGCAGTAATTGCAGAAGAAATCAAACGAAAGTTCTCGAGAGAGGAGTGGTTAGAAACCCAGACCATAAagggctttttcttttgcttggcAGAGGAACAGAAGGGCCAAGTGGTCGAAGAAGAATTCTTTGACGCCGATGGTCAGGAGTCCAGAGCGCTTGAACGAGAAGCCCTACTTCAAGAATTAGTTGATGAAACTCAATGA
- the LOC141890728 gene encoding uncharacterized protein LOC141890728, with amino-acid sequence MKPADKGRATVILNTIDYLQEAKRQLHNDMYYKRIEEDYTLEHEQMIYNCIDDLMKNGEIQHDVATLLKPAQSRSRIVYILPKIHKANNPGRPVISSVNSHTEKISAYVDEFLRPIAEQLPSYICDTADFIKRIKVLGRLPVECYLATLDVSSLYTNIDIDEGLTAVQEEPIKTNRAKPSPQTLTFLLEKVLRLHNFTFNDEEFIQIKGTAMGTRVAPNFANVYMGRFKENFVYKTEWSNYVILLVRLIDDIFLIRGHRLLNEIH; translated from the coding sequence ATGAAGCCCGCAGACAAGGGCAGAGCTACAGTGATTCTCAACACAATAGACTACCTACAAGAGGCGAAACGCCAACTACATAATGACATGTATTACAAAAGGATAGAAGAAGATTACACTTTGGAACACGAACAAATGATTTACAATTGCATTGATGATCTCATGAAGAACGGAGAAATACAACATGATGTAGCAACACTTTTAAAACCTGCTCAATCTAGATCTCGGATTGTCTACATTCTTCCTAAAATACACAAAGCCAATAACCCTGGCAGACCAGTTATCTCCTCCGTTAACAGCCACACGGAAAAGATATCAGCCTATGTGGATGAATTTTTAAGACCAATAGCAGAACAATTACCTTCCTATATTTGTGACACGGCAGACTTTATCAAACGAATAAAAGTCTTGGGAAGACTACCCGTAGAATGTTATTTAGCAACATTAGACGTCTCAAGCTTGTATACAAATATTGATATTGACGAAGGACTCACTGCCGTCCAGGAGGAACCTATAAAAACAAACCGGGCCAAACCATCGCCTCAAACTTTGACATTCCTTCTTGAAAAGGTTTTAAGATTACACAACTTCACTTTCAATGACGAAGAGTTCATCCAGATCAAGGGGACAGCAATGGGAACCAGAGTTGCACCTAACTTCGCAAATGTTTATATGGGAAGattcaaagaaaactttgtATACAAAACAGAGTGGTCCAACTACGTTATACTCTTGGTGCGATTaatagatgacattttcttAATAAGGGGACATAGACTCCTTAACGAAATTCACTGA
- the LOC141890730 gene encoding zinc finger MYM-type protein 1-like: MHQKASLSPNHFESGTKKARELSEVLKSVARVVLFCGRQCIALRGDVENLDTPENPGNFLALLKLLAVPDCVLKSHLETPAMPCETQLSPQTQNELIEVMGKHIILKSILGDLNAATYYSILADEVTSHNKEHLAIFAWFVNEKKDVREEFLTFIKLERITGEKIAENILAFLKENNVPVTSMRGQGYDGASNMSSCTSGVQAWMKK; this comes from the coding sequence ATGCACCAAAAAGCAAGTTTGTCACCAAACCATTTCGAAAGTGGAACAAAAAAAGCGAGAGAGCTAAGCGAGGTTCTTAAGTCTGTAGCCCGAGTAGTGCTGTTTTGTGGTAGGCAGTGCATTGCTTTGAGAGGTGATGTTGAAAATCTTGACACACCTGAAAACCCTGGAAATTTTCTTGCCCTACTCAAGTTGTTAGCAGTGCCTGACTGTGTCTTGAAAAGTCATTTAGAAACTCCTGCAATGCCGTGTGAGACACAATTGTCACCCCAGACACAGAATGAATTGATTGAGGTCATGGGGAAGCACATTATTCTGAAGAGCATTCTGGGTGATTTAAATGCGGCAACCTATTACTCTATCTTAGCTGATGAAGTAACGTCGCACAACAAGGAACATCTTGCTATTTTTGCTTGGTTTGTCAATGAGAAGAAAGATGTAAGAGAGGAATTTTTAACATTTATCAAACTTGAAAGGATAACAGGTGAAAAGATTGCAGAGAACATCCTAGCTTTCCTGAAAGAGAACAACGTACCAGTAACAAGCATGCGTGGCCAAGGATATGATGGTGCAAGCAACATGTCATCTTGCACATCAGGCGTACAAGCATGGATGAAGAAATAG